From the Vibrio ziniensis genome, the window ATTCAGAAATGTCCATCTGAAAAGGGGTAAAACAGTGATCGGAGTGCTTCATAACGCTAGAACCTCTTTTAGGTCAACAGAACCTAGATATCAGCGCGGGATTTTACTGAGCACAGAGGGAAAATCCATCATTTTGTTTGCTTCCCCATAATCACCAACACGATACCGCCTAATATCAGACTGCTGACGAAAATTAAATGTAGCGTAAATGCTTCTCCGACCAAAAGTGTACCGCCAGCGATTGCGATAACGGGTACAGACAGCTGAGCGACGGAGGCTTGCAGCATGGTCAGTTGGGTGATCACGCGATACCACAAAATGTACCCTGCTGCGGATGCAATACTGCCTGATATTAATGCGAGAATGATGCCTTTAGACGAAGCTGAAGAGAGGTTAACCAGCCATGGCGTCAACAATACACAAAGTAGACCTGCAACCCAAAAACCTTGAGAAATGGCAGAGATAGGGTTGCCACTACTTCGTCCGACCAGTGTAAATACCGCCCATGCTAGACCTGAAAGGATCATTAATAGTGCGGACAGAATATCGGGTCTTGTAACGCTAGGTGCCATGAGATAGATGAATCCGGCAATAGAAGCAACTAAACCTATCAGTTCTAGCGAGTTGATTTTATTACCTTGGAAAAAATGTGCTGCAAGCAAAGTGAGTTGCACTGTACCAAATAACAACAGTGCTCCGGTTCCTGTAGAAAGTTTTAGATAGGCAACAGAAAAGCACAATGCATAGGTAAACAGAGCCAAACCCGCTTTCAGGGCAAACTTGGGTTGATAGTGCCTCTCGGCTTTTTTTACCATCAAACAGTGTAAAACAATTAGCGTGATCGCCCCAGAAACTAGACGAAGATAGGTAAAAGTTGCGGCATCAATCGTTTGATCTTGCAGTGCGAGGCGACACAAAATTGAGTTCGCGGCAAAGGCAAACATAGTGATGACAGTTAAAAGAAGAGGAGACACGTTGAGCAACCTTATTGTTATGTTATCGATAATTTAAGGTTAATTAGCGGTATTCAACAATCTTTAATTTACTTTGATAATCAAACTAACTACACTTTAGAAAATTTGATAATCAAAGTAATTATTATGCAAACACCAAGTTGTCCCCAAACAGAGACGTTTTCATACACCAATGAAAAAGGTGAAAAACGTACCCTCTATGTACTGCTGATTACCGTTGTTACTATGGCGGTGGAGATTGTTGCTGGTAGCATTTACGGTTCAATGGCGTTACTTGCCGATGGCTGGCACATGGGGACGCACGCAGCTGCGTTTTGTATCACGCTGTTTACCTATCGCTATGCTCGTAAGCATCAGAACTCTCGAGCTTACACTTTTGGTACAGGTAAAGTGGGCGTTTTGGGAGGGTATACCAGTGCTATTGGTTTGGGCTTAGTCGCATTAGTTATGGCCGGCGAATCAATCCACCGTTTGTTTAACCCGTTAAGTATCCAATTTAATGAAGCGATAATGGTGGCGGTTGTTGGCCTTGTGGTGAACGTAGCAAGTATGTTTTTATTGCACGACCATCACGACCATCACGACCATCACGACCATCACGACCATCACGACCATCACGACCATCACGACCATCACGACCACGATCATGGGCATCATCACCATCATGATCACAACCTTACGGCGGCGTACATGCATGTGCTGGCAGATGCGTTGACGTCAGTATTGGCAATCGCGGCTTTGATTGTTGGTAAATACTTGGGTTGGGTATGGTTAGATCCGATTATGGGTATTGTCGGAGCGCTTGTGATCACCAAGTGGGCATTCGGTTTGATGAAACAAACGGCTCCTATCTTACTGGATGCTCATATCAGCCATGATTATGAGAAGAAAGTGCTCGCTAAGTTAGAAGAGGCTGGAGCAAAAGTGATTGATATTCACGTGTGGAAAGTGAGCGCTAATCACTATTCTGCTGTGATTAGAATGTCTGCTGAGTCGAACAAAGATGCACTGTACTTTAGACAGGTATTGAAGGAGTTTGATAGACTCCATCACCTTACGCTAGAAGTTAACCCGCTTTAAAGGCTAAAACACATGCACCCATTGACTGAGCTTAACAATCTGATTACTGAGTTTTACGACAAGATGTCTTCGTGGGAGATGTCTGTGGTCAAAGAAACTGGGTACTCATTGGCTCAAATCCACACGCTTGAAGTATTAGGCTCACATGGTGCGATGCGTATGAAAGAGTTGGCAAACCGTCTGAGCATCACAACGGGAACGCTGACTGTTCAAGTAGAGAAATTGGTTCAAGCGGGACTGATAGAACGTCAATCCATTGAAGGGGATCGACGTTCTATTCAAGTGACACTGACTGATGAAGGGAAAGCGGTATTTCAGCAGCATAACGCTTTACACATGACACTTACCGAAGAGCTCACTCGCCATATCAGTACCGAGCAACAAAAACACCTCGCTCAAATGCTGACGTTAATGAATCAGGTGTTCTAA encodes:
- a CDS encoding DMT family transporter yields the protein MSPLLLTVITMFAFAANSILCRLALQDQTIDAATFTYLRLVSGAITLIVLHCLMVKKAERHYQPKFALKAGLALFTYALCFSVAYLKLSTGTGALLLFGTVQLTLLAAHFFQGNKINSLELIGLVASIAGFIYLMAPSVTRPDILSALLMILSGLAWAVFTLVGRSSGNPISAISQGFWVAGLLCVLLTPWLVNLSSASSKGIILALISGSIASAAGYILWYRVITQLTMLQASVAQLSVPVIAIAGGTLLVGEAFTLHLIFVSSLILGGIVLVIMGKQTK
- the dmeF gene encoding CDF family Co(II)/Ni(II) efflux transporter DmeF — protein: MQTPSCPQTETFSYTNEKGEKRTLYVLLITVVTMAVEIVAGSIYGSMALLADGWHMGTHAAAFCITLFTYRYARKHQNSRAYTFGTGKVGVLGGYTSAIGLGLVALVMAGESIHRLFNPLSIQFNEAIMVAVVGLVVNVASMFLLHDHHDHHDHHDHHDHHDHHDHHDHHDHDHGHHHHHDHNLTAAYMHVLADALTSVLAIAALIVGKYLGWVWLDPIMGIVGALVITKWAFGLMKQTAPILLDAHISHDYEKKVLAKLEEAGAKVIDIHVWKVSANHYSAVIRMSAESNKDALYFRQVLKEFDRLHHLTLEVNPL
- a CDS encoding MarR family winged helix-turn-helix transcriptional regulator, encoding MHPLTELNNLITEFYDKMSSWEMSVVKETGYSLAQIHTLEVLGSHGAMRMKELANRLSITTGTLTVQVEKLVQAGLIERQSIEGDRRSIQVTLTDEGKAVFQQHNALHMTLTEELTRHISTEQQKHLAQMLTLMNQVF